Sequence from the Hylaeus volcanicus isolate JK05 chromosome 1, UHH_iyHylVolc1.0_haploid, whole genome shotgun sequence genome:
taatgtctaaacttttctgtgaaacaTACGTTGTATAGCATAATCACTGATTTACATAGGTTTTCCTGTGCACACTGTCATCAAATTAGccttttattaatatgtaattttcCTCATTGATGATCCTTTTTTTTGcacttttttacttttttaaggaaatctgtttgaataaaagaatctgttttaaatattaatatgtgTAATAGTGTAAGATATTTTTTGCGTTACGAGAATAGATTAGGTTATCACATacgaaaaatgtacatttgaaaatagttCATGCTTTTTAAAGTTGTATTGCTTGAAAAACATAtcttttagaaatgaaatttattttgtgcCATTCATTTCACATTCACATCGATTTCAAAAGTAGAGTAGACTTCTATCTAAGATcagatataacaaaaaaatagatatatattattaaacaaaattaatatacttatttagtaaaattgGAGTGTGGCCCATCTACAGTCTAAATATGAGTAACTAGGGTTTATAGGCTACCTATTCTAGGGTTAATTATTAGGATCATACGATATTGTTACACTGTATGAAATGTGGTAAACTTTAATCTATATTTTACAGGAAACTTACCCCTCTACGCCACCAGTATGGTTTGCAGAATCAGAGGAAACTAGTGTCACAAATGCGgtacaaattttaagtaataCCACAGGCCGTGACAACCATGTCATTAACCAAGTTGGGATTCTCTTGAAAGAATTATGTAGACTCCACTCATTACCAGAACCGCCTGACGTTGAACGATTAAGAACAGCTTTGGATCCATTGCGCTTAGGAGGACCAAATGAAACCGCGGCGCAAAGGATGGAAGCCGATGATGTCGAAGATATCGACGAAGATGAGGAAAGTGAAACTGAGGAAGATCTCCATTTAGACATGGACGAGGGAGATGCGAACGCGAAGAGTAAGGTAAAcacgaagaaatattaaatacaaacagtatttcaatattcaaatatatattcgtattaatattgaaatcaCTTTGAAGGGCGAAGAAATGGATCTGGAGCATCTTGCGACGTTAGAAAGGTTGAGACAGAATCAAAGACAAGATTACTTAAAGGGTTCTCCCTGTGGGAGCGTGCAAGCCACGGATAGACTCATGAAAGAATTGCGCGACATTTACCGAAGCGACAGTTTCAAAAAAGGTATATTATATAGTCTTGTTCgcggaattttattaattgatatacGATCGAAATTTCTTACTATATTTAACTGTActgcttttatttattacaggaATGTACAGCATAGAATTAGTAAATGACAGTTTGTATGAATGGAATATCAGGTTGATGTGCGTTGATCCCGATTCGCCTCTACATAGCGATCTCATACTTCTCAAAGAAAAGGAAGGCAAAGATAGTATTCTTCTCAACATGCTTTTTAAGGTATGTtgattcgaaatatttttcgtataaaAGCTTTACGTATACATATCGACTCCAACTTGGTTTACGGATTAAAAAGATCGCCACCTATTCTCGCTGTTACAGGAAACGTATCCATTTGAACCTCCATTCGTCAGAGTTGTACATCCCATGATTTCTGGCGGATACGTCCTCATAGGAGGCGCTATTTGCATGGAGCTCTTAACAAAACAAGGTTGGAGTTCAGCGTACACAGTGGAAGCGGTCATCATGCAGATATCGGCGACATTGGTGAAGGGAAAAGCGCGCATACAGTTTCAAGGATCTGGCGGTGCTGGCAAAGTATGCGGTGGTCAAGGTCAATACAGTCTAGCACGTGCACAACAGTCATTCAAGTCTCTTGTacaaatacatgaaaaaaatggtaagtcgttaattttattaatatttattatttcattggaATAGAATGTGTATATTACGTATACAGTTCTGTGTCATTTGCTAGATATATTTGTTAGTAAAGGACTCCCTTATAGATGATAGTTAGTTTTCCTTTTATATCCATTTCTAGATATGGGTTAAAGTGATACAGAACATATTATATTCTTGTAGGTTGGTTTACCCCTCCAAAAGAGGATGGCTAATGAACATGAATcagggaaaaagaaaagtttgacGCGTGCTTACAGCTGGGACTTTAATTCGGTGTGTGCCcaacaaataattgttacaaTAATGATTTAATACACAAAACACAACATTAACTAGGTAACTTAAGATACTGAATTAATCTAAAGCATAATTCCTTTGATGGCTGAGAAGGCTGCCGCGCAAACAGTGAAGTGTTTGGTTCCGTATGCATAGATTTTTCAGTAATTAGTGATTAGATCGCCAATCGCATTTGTAAATGTGAGATATGATCATTTCATCTGGAATTGATTCTTACGTTCGGAATTACTAAGAATcgtaattattccaaataatattaatcttagtttctttcattttgcGAGTATACATGTTGTACGTACGTACGAAACAGTGTAAACATTCTGTGAAATGCGTCTGCGCAATCCGTGCTTCCTGTCTTTTCAACAGGGCGGGCGCCGCGTTGGTTAGCAACTTAGATAGTTatattgagaatttttttaagtgttttttttatcattgagatctttcattcgtttcattctatcttattatatttcaattctatCATTCACCGTGCAATTCATTGATAAGTTGTTTGGGTATATACATTTGTTAAAAGTAACCAGTAAACGATTAAATATGTGAATAGCGATGTTTCTGGGGGTAAAAACGAATTTTGTTATAGTCTTTCGTATTTATCGGATGATTTTGTTCACCGACGAATCTGGTTTAGCCAAGGGAACGAGCACACAACCAAACCACACTGCGCGAAGTATCTTTACGTACGacatacaattttcataaCCTTGTATCTTGCAGTTTAACTCTAGAGATTCTAGAGGGTATGGCATTAGTTACAATCTTCTTAAATTATCCACTTGATACAGAAACGAAGAGTATCTTAACCAATACTAATTTGTTCTATTCAGATAAAGAGATCGTAAATTTCtcatgtaaaaaatatttttttacactttttaagCAGTCAGTCTCGCAGTGCTAgttactaaaaataatgattgtaGATACATCTCATAATTTACGTTGCATATACcatatttatcattcataTTTAATCTGTAACTAGTAGTATGGTGGAACATTTGTCGAAAATTCTAAACAGCTTTGAATGATCacgttttacattttcgatCGTATTTGTACGTGTAGGGATCGCATAGCAATATTAGGTagtgttatatatatttccttaatataactgaataaaataaataaggatTGTATagatgtacatacatacgttcGTATATTGACATCTTGAAAGTGCTCTTTGAGTCCAGTTTTTTAAATCGCGGAATAAACATGATGAATTGAACAAAAAGAATGTAACATATGGTTGTGTGACTCGTTTAGTATGactcaattttgttattatcgtCTTACAAAGCGATTGATGTGCTTGAAATTGACACGAAAGTTTGGTTCGTGTGTTGGGCGTACgcttaaaagaatttttagtagtatatatatatatatatataaatatatatcgtgACATGGATTAGCAATTCAAGATCTATTTACATGGTGCATTGAACgagaaatttaacgaataatgaatgaaactTATTTGTGCCACGGTAGAGTTTACGCTGGCCAGTTAACGAAACGAATAAGacataattaaccctttgcgctcgagatATCTCGCCACAGTTCATACCAACAGTTTCCAAACTCGCACGATGCTATAGAGGAGGCTCTCAAGCGCAAACGGTTAAAGGAAACACTCGTACATTAATGGCTAGGATCGCAAGACGagtatcgttttttttttcttttataaattaatacacgcgtattattagacttgtatttttgaaatttacgaGACTATGGCTATCCTTGTACGTCTTTCTTCATGGAACGTTTCTTTATCTAGGAACGGATCTTCTTCGTTAATATATGACATTACGAACTTCCGTTGTCTATTTCACGATGATTCGATTACTAGTTGATAGTATCGATGAAATTACATAATGGCCAAAGTATTGCGTATACGTTTTTTTCATAAGCgaatttcaactttttaacgattatttctttcgcGTAATCGAGAGTATTTGATTTCACTCCCAGAACGTCTATGCGACTTGTttcgtacatacatacattacgTACATAAacacatgtatacatacatgtacacaCAAAGACACAACCTCGTATAGACACACGCGTACATCCATGCATATATACATTCATACACATGCTCCGATtcgtgtatataaatatacatattccGTTCCTTGCGTTTCATCTTCGTACGTTGTCCATACGATAACTTCATTAACGCATACCGCGATGGATACCTTCGAGTGTCGGCGCATTCGTTCGATCCTGATGACTGGAATCGCACGAGACCTTCAACAAGAGTACCGttcattgtttattaaacACGAATCCGCAATCTCTCGACGCATCGATACACCGAATCGCAACGGGGAACATTAGCATTATTGTATTCTCTGATAAGACGGCCAGCAACCGTACGAAGATGAAGTGGTACATATGTTATTGGCAATAACGCATGTACGATGATGCATccgtaaatataattattggaCTAATCGAGCGGAGTAGCATGGGTTACTAGTTTTGTTCGTGGTGTAATTAAACAAATCGTTTGTGAAATTCGTGCGATCAGTATCGTAATGATATCTAGATTTTAAGTGTAAGTGTACAATCAACGAGCTCATTGTCGGTGGGCATCAATGATTTGTACAGCCGCGCCCTACTGACAGTGAGCGTTGGTTGTTCGACGTCGTTAACCGTTATGTTCTTtctcagaaaaagaaaaaaaataagctTTCCTTTCTCTTGTGTCTGTTaagttttttcttctttcttgtaAGAACTTGCGAAGCGTATATATTGTAAGCCGCCACGTGGCCTGTATATTTTTGCTACAAATATCGTTAGTAGTACCGTTTCTAAAACGTTCAAACGTTCTtgcgtttctctctctctctctctctctctctctctctctctctctctctctctttcttttcttttcttttcctttcgttttttaattcgtgttGCGTTCTAAAGAAAGccgaaagaaaagtaatacaCCGATGTAAGAGGACACATCATAAACGGATTAATGATTTATATATCGATCAACGTACACGAATCGAATGCGAACGTTTCTCAGCTGTTAAACTAAACGAAGATCTTAGTGGATGCAAAAGTAACGAGAATTTTCATACGGAAATGAAGCACCGAGTATCGTACAAGTATTTTTTATCCAGTGGTACATCAACAATCAATAAAAAACATTCTGGCCATTTGGAACtgaagtttaatttctttttctgtcgCGAGTCTGGAACTATATCGAGATAATATCAagcttgaataaatataagatCCCCGTTGAATCAAGAGTTTTATTTAACCCATTCAGccttcgttaattttacgATTCGCGTCGATCGAGCTGCGTCCTTATAATCTGTCCAAGACTGAGAACTACGAGTCGTACTCGTGGCGATGCGTTTTTGGCCTAGGTCAATCGCTACGAGACGAACTTATAGTTTAGGCTGAATGGGTTACCGCCACAAAGAAATTCTCCTCACTCTTGCATCGACGCGTTTATTCTACGCAAAGTAAAAAGAAGTAATAGTCTAAGAGACAGTGATAACTTTACTTGcgttattttcaaatgaagataactttctttttatgaaagtataaTAACCAGGATGATAAAAACTGTCGTTAAAAAAAGACAATGGAGTTACGTCTATGTATgtgcatttatgcaaaatgaaataacatcgttgttataataattgtagaatatattcaacgtaCATACAAATCAGCGGTATAGTTAttatactttcataaaaaaaagggTTGTTTTCGTTCGAAAAGGATGTAAGTAACGATGATGTTAGtttgcaaagggttaaacgaaTTTTCGACTTTTCACGGTGATTTACGGTGGACTTTCGATACGAAGACTGATTTAATGCCGGAACCATCGCGTTCCTCACTTCCACGCCGCGTTGTCATCGACGTGCGACGCTTATCTCACCATCGGATTGGTACAAACAAGTAGCGCAGAAACAATCGGCCTGTAAGCATTAAAGCTATCTTTTTTATTCACTTGACGGtgtaaactaaaaaaaaaaagaagaagaaaaaagatacCACTGGCGTTCCGATCACGATAACGAACagccccccctcccccctgtCGACAGTTTAGAGGTATGCAGTCCCCGAATGTATTTGTGGCAAAAATAGTGAGTTCGTTAGAGTGTCtgtaatttttcgtttctatcTGTTGCCTTCGGAGTATCCCGACACTAGCGTAAATTGCTTCCCATCACGACTCACACGTATAGTCGCACGTTTttacgttcgatcgatcgacttcAATCGTTAATCGGAAAAGCAGAGACGagcaatttattcgtacaacggatgacgaataaaagcaACCGTACGTAGcgatttattcgtgacgtttaCACGCgttcattgtgaaatatttcattcggtAACGGAAACACCAGTATTTATTCTACGTGTCACGAATAAAAAGTTGTtgatcttttattcgttatcggAAATTTTCGGTCAgttaagaattttgcccatctctgcagGGAGACAATCTTTTGATTTGTCAGTAGGACACGTGGTTCGCGCGGGACGCGTAATCGagcgaaaaaaaagagaacgcCTAATTTAAGCGTGGAGAATTCGAAGGAAACGATATTTGCGTAATCGATTACAATAGTTCCGTCGTAACCTCTGTCCTTGGATCGTTATCCATCCAGCCACCGGCTATAAGTATACAAAACTTTGTGTACCGTGTTATGTATATGGCATCACTTAATTCTCGTATTGTACTTTTTTGACGAAGGCTTCGAGCAAAAGGGCGTCGTTCGTATCTCGATCCGCGACAGACACTTTTTTCCCCTCCCTTTTATTTGCGACTAGATGCCTTCGTAGAGGATTTTCCGAGAAGCTTCGAATGCGAACGACGCCCTTCGAGTCTAAATCTGTAAACTTGACTTACCTTCTCCACTGTATCAGCCTATGTACCCATCCAATTAATTAACCAAATCGCCAATCAAACGATCGACTGATCGCTTCATCCCGTCGTCGTCAGTCTATTAATCTTAAGGTCATTCTACGTGTCTTAAATCTGCTCCGTATATATGTCGTACACACCATTTACCGATTTgagtgaaaatttcaatgattctAGTATAACGACATTATACTTTCTCtcccctttctctctcccttctCTATCTCTGTCTTTCTTCTCTCACGCCGCAATTTTTGCATTAcgttacgtttatt
This genomic interval carries:
- the LOC128884536 gene encoding ubiquitin-conjugating enzyme E2 Q2, coding for MACLNTLKQEIKTLESVFPKSHERFQIMSASVDELSCRFVGKNGKKYEIHANITETYPSTPPVWFAESEETSVTNAVQILSNTTGRDNHVINQVGILLKELCRLHSLPEPPDVERLRTALDPLRLGGPNETAAQRMEADDVEDIDEDEESETEEDLHLDMDEGDANAKSKGEEMDLEHLATLERLRQNQRQDYLKGSPCGSVQATDRLMKELRDIYRSDSFKKGMYSIELVNDSLYEWNIRLMCVDPDSPLHSDLILLKEKEGKDSILLNMLFKETYPFEPPFVRVVHPMISGGYVLIGGAICMELLTKQGWSSAYTVEAVIMQISATLVKGKARIQFQGSGGAGKVCGGQGQYSLARAQQSFKSLVQIHEKNGWFTPPKEDG